The following nucleotide sequence is from Trifolium pratense cultivar HEN17-A07 linkage group LG2, ARS_RC_1.1, whole genome shotgun sequence.
GCCAAATcccttttttttaaattttcctTTATATCTATTTGCATGTATAGTAATAGAATTATAGAATCTCTCTTTTTTTCCCTCTCTCCCACACAGAGATGGTGGTGGTAGTGTTGATATTTAcattagaaaatataaatatatatatatatatatatatatatatatatatatatatatatatatatatatatatatatatatatatatgaaatgagTGACTGACATAGTAAAAAACAAGGGGTACATTTTGCTTCTGCAATCTAAATACTGTAAATGTTACTCCCTAGCTATAAAAGAGTCCTATGAGTTATTATTTAATCGTCAGTCACACATGATGGGCACAAAAAAGGAAAAGGAGGTCACtaatttgtgttatttatgtcCATTTCATTTCCACATTTGATCACAAGTCAGATTCATTTATGTATGGTATACTAAATAAAatctcaatttaattttaaaggaCCACTTTCGGGTCCAATCTAACTAATATGGATTGCTCTAATTAACTATACAAAAAATCATATCTTGATCTAACTCAAATAAATAGTAGTAGTAATGAACAACATAAATAGTACAGTAGTTAGTAAAGTAGTATCGGTGAAGGGGATAGGGGTGGTGTGGTGTGGTGACCATACATACATACAGTGCATCGCTGTCTATAGCAGCATGTGATGTCAAGGACTTAGcttgtgtgtttatgttatgcTTATAATGTGAAGAAGAGGAGAGTGAGGACAAAACTAGTTTAGTTTAGGATTTGAGTTCGATTCTCTTGATTTTCTCCACCACCACCTATCCActattctttcaatttttatccAACTCCTTCTCATCACCCCAAACCAAAACTAAACTAGAAAAGTGACACATTGCCACATAcactttttataataaataataggaTATGGTCATGTGAGAGCTTGATATATAcaagttaattaattactataatttataataattatatagtaTAGTTAGTTTAACTCTTTTTTACCGCAACTCTTTCATTTCAACATAAATTGAAGCTATCTAGTCCAAGATAGTGAAACACACAGACAGGATCATATGGATGCAGTGGGTTCAGAATGCAGTAGTGGGTGTGAGTCTGGTTGGACTCTATACCTGGATCACTCTTTCAATGCCTCACAATCACATACACCTTCATTTGGATGTTATGAGGAAACTACTAAACACAAAAAGCTCCAAAATgaggactctgatgaagagGATTTGTCAATGATTTCTGATGCTTCTTCTGGTCCTCCACACAGCGACTCTTACTTCAATGCACAACACTACTCTGCATCCAAGCCAGAAAAACTGGCAAAGAGAAGTAAAAAGAGACAGagagttcaagaaaatattcaGCTGCAGCACCTTGATGACACTGCTAGCTCTCCTCTCTTTCAGAACAACAGTGTTACTCCGACAACCCAACAAACAACTTCAACGACCGAGAGTATGGTAGATTATTCACAAGGTTTTTCTGCTACTTATTTTGAGGTATGTGTCGTGTTCTTTCTTTGTTTCCTTAAAAGTTACATTTCTACTTAATTGGTTAGAAGTTACTACTTACTTGTATATGTTATATTTAAAGTCATTTGTGCTCTTGCTTGCAGGAGCGATCCTCAATGCAAGACCAATTTGGTTTTTTACAACCATCTCTATCACAAAATGAAGAAGCTCATATCAACAAGTAAGCactgcttcttcttcttctgtaCATTGAATAAAAGCTTGTGAGTAGTTAAATTATGATTCCAATTGTAATCATTCGTTTGCATTATGTGTTTAGCAAATGGTAAGGAGGGAAAGAGATGGAAATGATATGAAGACCAGTTGATTCAGTTCCACTAATGACTCTTTTGCTGTTGAAGTTGTTGGTGTTAAAGTTACTGAACGAAGATCAATGGAAGGCAGAGAAGGGATTCTATGATGGTTCAGAAGGATTTTTTTTCCCCTTCTCTTTGCTGTGTTTTTATCTTCTGTTTTGGCTGTCGATGCAATGAGAAACAACCTCAAAGGAAAATTTAGaaataactttattttttgttttctttcataattttatttaattctgTTGTGGATGAATTGAATAGTGCACACAGGACATGATAGTAAGTTAGGCAGGTTCTGTATAAACATGTTGAATCCTTGTTTTATGAAATGCATACAACATTTCCACATTAAGAGCTATCTATAAATGCAAATGCATGGCTAGATTTGAGTGCATAGCAGATCTTGATCTTGTGTAATTGTCTCTGTAATGTATTCAAAATCCATGGTAGCATAGCCAGAGGTAGATGCTTTCAGTGCATTGGAAATGTAAAATCTCGAGGTTAACAAAGACAACATGTTCCTCAGTTTTTTTGTTTAGTTTAGATCTCAGCTAAGTACAGAATAATCTTCTTAAGTTAAGTATGTCCTAAGCAAGAATGTGGTGGCAGGGATTTAATCCAATCTCCAcaaaattagtaattaaaattcaaaacttaCACATGCATGCACATCTCAAAAGGCTTTAGGACTAATTAAGAAGCtccaaaaattaacaaattaatccaAAAGTATCTGATATAGTAATCCAATTGGAccctttttccattttttacaTGATTATTTTATTGAAGTACAGAGAATTCAGCAAATTAAAATGGAAGGGTCCAAACAAGGTTCCATCTATTCTGAAAGTTTTAGTGTTttctaaaagaataaaaagtgATAAAGGCTATATATGAAGTATGGACAATGTAAAAAGATGAGGAGGAAATGTCAATATATATTCATGTTTGAATATTTCATATGCATCTATTCAAATCTTTAGTAGCCTCAGGAGATCCTGCCTGAGATCTTCCTGACCCAGAGGAACATGCCCCATTTTGTTCAGTAAGCCAACTTTATCTCATTTTGAAGgatccctattttaaaattattttatactatgtaatgttcttttttatatataggttTGGTCCCTTCAAGTCTGCCTGCTTGGAAGTTGTTATAGAACTTGAAGTCATGGCACAATTATGTACCTTcctttgaaatattttattctattccATTACTTAATTATTCCCAGTCAGTTGTTCCTGTtcagattaaaaaataaatatatacagcCGGAAAAGGTTGAAAAAGCTGAAAGAAAATATGGCCATTGAGAATTTAGGATGTGAAAATAAGAATCTCCTCCACCCACATGTGGTTTTGTCATATATCTAATTGAAGTTAGGCAATGGCAAATAAAGAAAGCTAAGCTAAAGACAAATCAAACTTCTACTAATAAACTtctagatagatagatagagagagagagagaggactTAATTTAAACGTGAAGATAGATAGTCATTGTTCCAGCTGCACTGCATAATTCCATCCATCAAATTGGATAAGAATCCAACAAAAGGGTATTATTGGAAAAACATTTCATGCCTTTCCAACTACCGCCAAACCAACCATCTATCCTTGTTACACAGAGGAGATAGGAGT
It contains:
- the LOC123908103 gene encoding protein SOB FIVE-LIKE 5-like — its product is MDAVGSECSSGCESGWTLYLDHSFNASQSHTPSFGCYEETTKHKKLQNEDSDEEDLSMISDASSGPPHSDSYFNAQHYSASKPEKLAKRSKKRQRVQENIQLQHLDDTASSPLFQNNSVTPTTQQTTSTTESMVDYSQGFSATYFEERSSMQDQFGFLQPSLSQNEEAHINNKW